Proteins found in one Butyrivibrio proteoclasticus B316 genomic segment:
- a CDS encoding helix-turn-helix domain-containing protein, which yields MSEIFNMLTAEESKFLRDTTGDKFDDPMTAMKVVLAIRQVAGGKELMLDTGEMLSGNSLTELAEENKEVAKLLIKAFNRSSGLQEGSILESYVFDNKDPREDEMQRQLIPEMVKALREKTGLSQKAFAEKYEVSLSSLEAWEAGRKKMSKYAYTYLKESLLDDIRAVKKIGTLTIPFEVMDEEGIQYVINCSAATKEMGKALYVRELKPRDEMDDTTYIAEVDHSIEIVDGKEVRAIEKYNCPESVKECLRVASKYSCDRIEFSFWGDIGFSMKATTKERLDYYLSGEYLSYEGE from the coding sequence ATGAGCGAGATATTTAATATGCTTACAGCAGAAGAAAGTAAGTTCTTAAGAGACACAACTGGCGATAAGTTTGATGATCCAATGACAGCAATGAAGGTTGTCCTTGCAATAAGGCAGGTGGCAGGAGGTAAAGAACTCATGCTCGATACAGGAGAGATGCTCAGTGGAAACTCACTGACTGAACTTGCTGAAGAGAATAAGGAGGTTGCGAAACTGCTTATAAAAGCATTTAACAGATCATCAGGATTGCAGGAAGGCAGTATCCTTGAAAGTTACGTTTTTGACAACAAAGATCCAAGAGAAGATGAAATGCAAAGACAGCTTATCCCCGAAATGGTCAAGGCACTTCGAGAAAAGACAGGGCTTTCACAAAAAGCCTTTGCTGAAAAATACGAAGTAAGTCTTAGCTCTTTGGAAGCCTGGGAAGCAGGAAGGAAAAAGATGTCAAAATATGCCTATACTTATCTTAAGGAGAGTCTCCTTGATGATATAAGGGCAGTTAAAAAGATCGGCACGCTTACCATTCCGTTTGAAGTCATGGACGAAGAAGGGATCCAGTATGTCATAAACTGCAGTGCTGCTACTAAGGAAATGGGGAAGGCCCTGTATGTCAGGGAGCTAAAGCCCAGAGACGAAATGGATGATACCACATATATTGCAGAAGTGGACCACAGTATCGAGATTGTCGATGGGAAAGAAGTAAGGGCAATTGAAAAATATAACTGCCCTGAATCAGTAAAAGAGTGTCTTAGAGTAGCTTCGAAATATAGCTGTGACAGAATTGAGTTTTCATTCTGGGGAGATATCGGTTTTTCAATGAAAGCCACAACCAAGGAAAGACTCGATTATTATCTCTCGGGCGAATATTTAAGTTATGAAGGGGAATGA